One Nitrospirota bacterium genomic window carries:
- a CDS encoding UPF0146 family protein, producing MEIGGIVTDRQVCQQVEQNIFTGSNPVRFNRSHRYEGLINYIASKYCNTAEIGIGYFPDVAFALLEKGVQVFATDIRPFQYIGLKVVVDDIMNPDISIYTSVDLIYSLRPPPELVPYMVRLARIHPTDLIVKPLTSEYLDGRLICHGNTTFFLWNFL from the coding sequence TTGGAGATCGGTGGAATAGTGACTGACAGGCAAGTCTGTCAACAAGTCGAGCAGAATATCTTTACAGGTTCAAATCCCGTGAGATTTAACCGTTCTCATCGCTATGAAGGGCTGATAAACTATATTGCCAGCAAATATTGTAATACAGCAGAGATTGGTATTGGCTATTTTCCTGATGTTGCCTTTGCCTTGCTCGAAAAAGGGGTGCAGGTCTTTGCAACTGATATTCGACCATTTCAATATATCGGACTTAAGGTCGTCGTAGACGACATCATGAACCCGGATATTTCTATATACACATCAGTAGATCTTATATATTCACTAAGACCCCCTCCGGAGCTCGTTCCTTACATGGTGAGGCTGGCAAGGATACATCCGACAGACTTGATTGTCAAACCTCTGACCTCGGAATACTTAGATGGACGATTAATCTGTCACGGAAACACCACATTTTTCTTATGGAACTTCTTATGA
- the ppsA gene encoding phosphoenolpyruvate synthase, translating to MKKHNFVLWFKDLSKEDIPLVGGKCANLGELSGKIGVPVPNGFAISAHAYRVFLGKNRAGEKISALLADINMDNIGSVQEISHRIRTYMESLPMPNEIGSAILKAYRHLCEKLGKKNVAVAVRSSATAEDLPGASFAGQQDTFLNVTQETLLKRVQQCWSSLFTPRAITYRKEKGFAHDEVLISVAVQEMIDSQVSGVMFTLEPVSGDRDKVVINASWGLGEAIVGGQVTPDEYVVEKGTFRTVDKRIVKKERQIIPDKKGGTKWTMVSKNMQDRPALTDEAIIRLAKYGVQIENHYSVPQDIEWTTNKDGRIFILQARPETVHVTRVEAKKRERRDLMEQNIIVRGLGVSPGQGSGEVRIILNVKDISNFQEGRVLVTEMTTPDWVPAMKNASAIVTDLGGKTCHAAIVSRELGVPCVVGTEDATKVLKDGEMVTVDGQRGLVFKGRDMKQEEVKAPLVPLDMASQVITATKVYVNLSIPEIAKKVAQETHADGVGLLRAEHMMLSIGKHPRLLLEESGDQVMIDTFSRGIGQVAEAFFPRPVVYRFLDFKPDEFLELQGGEKYERDHVGPNPMIGYRGEYRYIKEDDIFRLELKAIRQARETMGFTNIWVMVPFVRTLEVFRKTVEIMREEGLDNRSVRDFQLWIMVEVPSACFMIEEFCREGIDGVSFGTNDLTMLILGVDRNDVSVQEVYDERNLAVLRAIAYTIAVCKKHGVTTSICGQAPSVYPDYLEFMIRCGCTSISVNPDVVVASRRMVAMMEHKIQMEKALGIVSKARIAKIPMEDIFFWRSVE from the coding sequence ATGAAAAAACATAATTTTGTGCTGTGGTTCAAGGACTTGAGCAAAGAAGACATTCCGCTTGTCGGGGGCAAATGTGCCAATTTGGGAGAACTCTCTGGTAAGATTGGCGTGCCTGTTCCAAATGGTTTTGCCATTTCAGCACATGCATACCGGGTATTTTTAGGAAAAAATCGTGCAGGCGAAAAAATCAGTGCCCTTTTAGCTGATATAAACATGGATAACATAGGATCCGTACAAGAAATATCGCATCGAATCAGAACATACATGGAAAGCCTTCCAATGCCAAATGAGATAGGAAGTGCAATCCTAAAGGCATACAGGCATCTCTGCGAAAAACTTGGCAAGAAGAATGTAGCAGTGGCTGTGAGGTCTTCCGCCACAGCCGAGGACTTGCCTGGCGCCAGTTTTGCAGGCCAGCAGGATACCTTCTTGAATGTGACACAGGAAACCCTTTTAAAGCGAGTTCAGCAGTGCTGGAGCTCCCTCTTCACGCCCAGAGCCATTACCTACCGAAAGGAAAAGGGTTTTGCTCATGACGAGGTGCTCATCAGTGTTGCTGTTCAAGAGATGATTGACTCGCAGGTATCAGGGGTCATGTTCACCTTAGAGCCAGTGAGTGGCGATAGAGATAAAGTGGTTATCAATGCCTCCTGGGGGCTTGGCGAAGCCATCGTAGGTGGTCAGGTAACACCTGATGAATATGTTGTTGAAAAAGGGACTTTTCGAACTGTGGACAAACGCATCGTGAAAAAAGAAAGGCAGATTATTCCCGACAAAAAGGGAGGCACAAAATGGACCATGGTTTCCAAGAACATGCAGGACAGACCTGCACTGACTGACGAGGCTATTATTCGCTTAGCAAAATATGGTGTTCAGATAGAGAATCACTATAGTGTTCCTCAGGATATTGAATGGACTACAAACAAAGATGGTCGCATCTTCATTCTTCAAGCAAGGCCTGAGACCGTGCACGTGACAAGGGTGGAAGCAAAAAAAAGAGAGAGGAGAGATCTTATGGAACAAAACATCATCGTTCGAGGATTAGGTGTGAGCCCTGGACAAGGGTCAGGGGAGGTTAGAATCATTTTGAATGTCAAGGATATCTCAAATTTTCAAGAAGGCAGAGTCTTGGTTACCGAGATGACCACGCCCGATTGGGTTCCGGCCATGAAAAATGCCTCTGCCATTGTCACTGACTTGGGTGGTAAAACCTGTCACGCTGCTATTGTTAGCCGGGAGCTTGGAGTTCCCTGTGTGGTTGGCACCGAGGATGCCACAAAGGTTCTTAAAGATGGCGAGATGGTAACGGTAGATGGGCAGCGAGGTCTTGTATTTAAGGGGAGAGATATGAAACAAGAAGAAGTCAAAGCACCATTAGTACCTTTAGATATGGCGAGTCAGGTAATAACAGCCACTAAGGTATATGTGAATTTGTCTATTCCCGAGATTGCCAAGAAAGTAGCCCAGGAAACCCATGCAGATGGTGTCGGCCTCTTGAGGGCTGAACACATGATGCTTAGCATTGGAAAACATCCGAGGCTCCTCTTGGAAGAAAGCGGTGATCAGGTAATGATTGACACCTTTTCACGTGGTATCGGGCAGGTAGCTGAGGCGTTCTTTCCACGCCCAGTGGTCTACAGATTCCTTGATTTTAAGCCCGACGAATTTCTTGAGTTGCAAGGTGGAGAAAAATATGAAAGAGATCATGTTGGACCAAACCCTATGATTGGCTACCGTGGTGAATACAGGTATATAAAAGAAGATGATATCTTCAGGCTTGAGCTTAAGGCAATCAGGCAGGCTAGGGAGACGATGGGATTTACCAATATCTGGGTAATGGTTCCCTTTGTTAGAACCCTCGAGGTCTTCCGAAAAACGGTCGAGATCATGCGTGAAGAAGGATTGGACAATCGGTCTGTTCGTGATTTTCAACTCTGGATCATGGTGGAGGTTCCTAGCGCGTGTTTTATGATTGAGGAGTTCTGCAGAGAGGGCATAGATGGAGTGAGCTTTGGGACTAATGATCTGACCATGCTTATACTTGGCGTGGATCGAAATGATGTGTCCGTGCAGGAGGTTTATGATGAGAGGAATCTGGCTGTCCTGAGGGCTATTGCTTACACCATCGCTGTATGTAAGAAACACGGGGTGACCACATCTATCTGTGGGCAGGCTCCCAGTGTATATCCGGATTATCTGGAGTTTATGATTCGTTGTGGCTGCACATCGATTTCAGTGAATCCTGATGTGGTTGTGGCATCAAGGAGAATGGTAGCCATGATGGAGCATAAGATCCAAATGGAAAAGGCATTGGGGATTGTATCAAAGGCAAGGATAGCGAAGATACCCATGGAGGATATATTCTTTTGGAGATCGGTGGAATAG